The following proteins come from a genomic window of Kitasatospora sp. NBC_01246:
- the pyrE gene encoding orotate phosphoribosyltransferase, which yields MSNDRDALLAQIKDKAVVHGKVTLSSGKEADYYVDLRRITLDAQAAPLVGRVMLDATEHLEYDAVGGLTLGADPVAAAMLHAAAARGRELDAFVVRKAGKAHGLQRRIEGPEVKGRRVLAVEDTSTTGGSVLTAVEALREAGAEVVGVAVIVERGGAAAVEATGLPYVTAYDLADLGL from the coding sequence ATGAGCAACGACCGCGACGCCCTGCTGGCACAGATCAAGGACAAGGCCGTCGTGCACGGCAAGGTCACCCTTTCCTCCGGCAAGGAGGCCGACTACTACGTCGACCTGCGCCGGATCACGCTGGACGCCCAGGCCGCCCCGCTGGTGGGCCGGGTGATGCTGGACGCGACCGAGCACCTGGAGTACGACGCCGTCGGCGGCCTGACGCTCGGCGCCGACCCGGTGGCCGCCGCGATGCTGCACGCCGCCGCCGCACGCGGCCGCGAGCTGGACGCGTTCGTGGTCCGCAAGGCGGGCAAGGCGCACGGTCTGCAGCGCCGGATCGAGGGCCCCGAGGTCAAGGGCCGCCGGGTGCTGGCCGTCGAGGACACCTCCACCACCGGCGGGTCGGTGCTGACCGCCGTCGAGGCGCTGCGCGAGGCGGGTGCCGAGGTGGTCGGCGTCGCGGTGATCGTGGAGCGGGGCGGCGCCGCCGCGGTCGAGGCCACCGGCCTGCCGTACGTGACCGCGTACGACCTGGCCGACCTGGGCCTCTGA